One window of the Anopheles cruzii chromosome 2, idAnoCruzAS_RS32_06, whole genome shotgun sequence genome contains the following:
- the LOC128278032 gene encoding probable very-long-chain enoyl-CoA reductase art-1 — MEIEILDAKSSKSLGKCRASGPDATLQSLKDDVQKLKSSLTVHRQSFRLEPRGKALKESETLKSLGVTSGSKLYVRDLGPQISWKGVFLAEYAGPILVYLIFYQRPSLIYSNADLPMTTTASIAAACWVAHYAKRLLETLFVHRFSHATMPLRNLFKNCSYYWAFAGYVAYHVNHPRFTEPCQAMVYAGLATFVVSELGNFSIHMLLRNLRPAGSNVRKIPVPDSNPLTQLYNFVSCPNYTYEFLSWVGFTVMTSCIPAGLFAAAGMYQMTVWALGKHRNYKKEFKDYPKTRKAIVPFLL, encoded by the exons ATGGAG ATTGAAATTCTGGACGCAAAATCATCGAAATCATTGGGAAAATGCCGTGCCTCGGGTCCCGATGCCACGCTTCAGTCCCTGAAGGATGATGTGCAAAAGCTGAAATCATCACTAACCGTGCATCGTCAGTCGTTTCGCTTGGAGCCGCGAGGCAAAGCACTAAAGGAAAGTGAAACGCTCAAGTCGCTCGGTGTGACTTCCGGAAGCAAGCTGTACGTACGGGACCTGGGACCCCAGATCAGCTGGAAAGGTGTTTTCCTAGCAGAGTACGCCGGGCCAATTCTCGTGTATCTCATCTTCTACCAGCGCCCATCGCTGATTTATTCGAACGCTGATCTTCCAATGACCACAACGGCCAG TATTGCAGCAGCCTGCTGGGTCGCCCATTACGCTAAACGGCTGCTGGAAACGTTGTTCGTGCATCGTTTCTCGCACGCTACGATGCCGTTGAGAAATCTCTTTAAAAACTGTTCCTACTACTGGGCGTTCGCGGGTTATGTTGCTTACCACGTGAATCATCCGAGGTTCACGGAACCTTGCCAAGCAATGGTTTACGCTGGATTGGCAACCTTTGTG GTTAGTGAGCTGGGCAACTTTTCCATTCACATGTTGCTTCGAAACCTGCGGCCTGCTGGTTCCAATGTGAGAAAGATTCCCGTTCCGGATAGTAACCCATTGACACAGTTGTACAA CTTCGTCTCTTGCCCAAACTACACTTACGAGTTTCTGTCCTGGGTCGGATTCACCGTGATGACCTCCTGCATACCGGCCGGACTATTTGCGGCAGCCGGCATGTACCAGATGACCGTGTGGGCTCTCGGCAAGCATCGCAACTACAAGAAAGAGTTCAAAGACTACCCGAAAACGCGCAAAGCAATCGTTCCCTTTTTACTGTAA
- the LOC128278295 gene encoding anillin-like, translating to MDPFTQNILERAEKRAAALGITSTSKFPLSEFNYDAEKPTVVGASPKKKPASKKHSAPRAPASPTTVTSRTVAADGGRTTTLDIGGQDDCDLALEINITTSANLQVDLGVKELESDGSVKKQWEHNLVRAIEMGDGEKENAEAKSLIRDQSRNQLQRLGTLYSDTQDLSSPVHRTEGRFHEDVRESAKPKPKLAKLAMLADSINNWEDDTSHPDITHHRETLVTGKEKSPKRHQSPRSAQTASSAGSGTGATPKKYTAPNPPKSILSQQKPTSGGSVPVPGKSLQQPKTLKWDQQVMDALESQGFQRRESSAPKMVYDYKQDKGDKKSETYRAPTTASTARIESSHSPNSRERTVPKQTASTQKEDEPKKSNSEPSKTAPRGIVSGRAAMFEKTSGRRQSILKNGQKDPAEMSLKERMAIFEKNKGAALVPKAAFGISPSIRQITGQKDDKPSGPCAAIQGSGFGSITQSKVPPSPQRNAPKPDGGSKVPPKAETLASGSAIRNTVAALLTNTSTISESQIAEDVRRQRQQEMDMLLNRFTKPVDMSSDAAMHDSRPIPSAPPMPPEGYLTSSGKKKKSKDNQPGAIKRRSDGSNDSPGVMAPLEDVKRIRVVPTAKEGRMYPALSDIETTATESGDEAGPGDDYTTATVSGSESSDRAFRTCHSSDGEEQHSDQQEYDDEDDDRRHEDARYEIDEDDDSFMYSDDDDEINMANVSLGREILQAVQMNDRRSSQHHRGRRQSQEGKNRAREPAAGSRQQSPTHDHSNSTVSVSSGVLEDSDFLDACLEEAFVKEGDEDSEAFDTPRKSSVSSNSFSYQKPSNQGGRCAPIVEEERSEKTAGDKRKSKTPRKSTGAAHPVDYSSPVRSELQVKPSGDDSMVTLVHTVSFYRRQQQQQSALTPRKVPRTPVGPKVLASGGLQADAVDSNTADSDNSEDESISSAAESTSTSGTTEESAFLVQEKVKKLLDEVCKQQTVIAQASQALNLCAATIEFSGSTESAEGERHLLVATHRRQAILDEVQRLRVEGCLRPPGAPMEKGRLTVKDITLPLKQEYMRKLGADQISGHNLVCLLKYNETVLATQTAPTLPGLLSVRFPDVLQLSNVFADFKITMEIYGMPASREVLPHEIKYHIAMGKKKEGKLLLHTPKGVKSNSRLIMPPVQSPAGPQAVRSPSLALYGFIIFSLKEIQRTSWTLNPISGCASPLEGIVNMRVNCELAVTVDYHGFLTMYEDVSGLGAWHRRWCRLQRHTINYWKYPDDERRKAPIGSIDLQGCSTERRVTVAPRDICSRLNTLMLEFPRPAREDDVDSLKIVRRGKTTIERYLLSADSKEERDEWCVHLNKTLALLKAWGSNHTSS from the exons ATGGACCCTTTCACGCAG AACATACTAGAGCGTGCCGAAAAACGAGCTGCAGCTCTTGGCATAACGAGCACCTCCAAGTTTCCGTTGTCCGAGTTCAACTACGATGCAGAGAAGCCAACGGTGGTAGGAGCGtcaccgaaaaagaaaccggcGTCGAAGAAGCATTCTGCCCCGAGAGCCCCGGCTTCTCCTACGACTGTGACGAGCCGTACGGTTGCAGCAGACGGAGGCCGAACGACAACGCTGGACATTGGTGGACAGGATGATTGTGACCTAGCGCTCGAAATAAACATCACAACCAGCGCCAATCTGCAGGTGGATCTTGGCGTGAAGGAACTGGAAAGCGATGGCAGCGTGAAGAAGCAGTGGGAGCACAACCTAGTGCGTGCAATCGAAATGGGCGATGGTGAAAAGGAGAATGCGGAGGCAAAAAGCTTGATACGCGATCAATCGCGAAACCAGCTGCAACGACTCGGTACGCTGTACTCCGATACGCAGGACCTGTCCTCACCGGTGCACCGTACCGAAGGGCGTTTCCATGAGGACGTGAGGGAGAGCGCCAAACCGAAGCCAAAGCTGGCCAAGTTGGCTATGCTTGCCGATTCGATCAACAACTGGGAGGACGATACGTCTCACCCGGACATCACGCATCATCGCGAGACGCTGGTGACGGGTAAAGAAAAGTCTCCGAAACGTCACCAAAGTCCCAGGAGTGCTCAAACCGCGTCCTCGGCTGGTTCAGGTACGGGCGCGACCCCGAAGAAGTACACGGCACCTAATCCACCGAAATCAATATTGAGCCAGCAGAAGCCGACGAGCGGAGGCAGTGTACCGGTGCCAGGTAAATCATTGCAGCAACCGAAAACCCTCAAATGGGACCAACAAGTAATGGATGCGTTGGAATCGCAAGGATTCCAGCGACGCGAATCGTCTGCACCGAAGATGGTGTACGATTATAAACAGGACAAAGGGGACAAAAAGTCGGAAACCTACCGTGCCCCGACCACGGCCAGTACGGCACGGATCGAGAGTAGCCACAGCCCTAATTCCCGCGAACGTACCGTTCCGAAACAAACGGCGTCTACGCAAAAAGAGGACGAACCGAAGAAATCTAATTCAGAGCCCAGCAAAACTGCCCCGCGGGGTATCGTTTCGGGGCGTGCGGCAATGTTTGAAAAAACGTCGGGAAGACGGCAATcgattttgaaaaatggtCAAAAAGATCCAGCCGAAATGTCGCTTAAGGAGCGAATGGCCATTTTTGAAAAGAACAAAGGCGCAGCACTGGTACCAAAAGCCGCCTTCGGAATCAGTCCTTCGATCCGTCAGATCACCGGCCAAAAGGACGACAAACCCTCGGGGCCCTGTGCCGCCATCCAGGGGTCCGGTTTCGGGAGTATAACTCAATCGAAAGTGCCACCATCTCCGCAGAGAAACGCACCCAAACCGGACGGTGGCAGTAAAGTGCCGCCCAAAGCCGAAACGTTGGCCAGCGGATCGGCCATCCGAAACACGGTTGCTGCGCTGTTgaccaacaccagcaccatctCGGAGTCCCAAATAGCCGAAGATGTTCGtcgacagcggcagcaggagaTGGATATGTTGCTCAATCGATTTACCAAACCGGTCGATATGTCATCGGATGCCGCAATGCACGATTCCAGGCCGATTCCGTCGGCCCCTCCCATGCCTCCGGAGGGTTATCTTACTTCGAgcggaaagaagaagaaatcgaAGGACAACCAGCCAGGTGCTATCAAGCGCCGTAGTG ATGGCTCCAACGACAGTCCAGGCGTAATGGCACCGCTGGAAGATGTGAAGCGTATCCGTGTGGTACCGACCGCGAAGGAAGGCCGCATGTATCCCGCCCTAAGCGACATCGAAACGACGGCCACCGAGTCGGGCGATGAGGCTGGTCCTGGGGACGACTACACCACGGCTACGGTATCTGGATCGGAATCGTCCGACCGTGCTTTCCGGACGTGCCATAGTAGCGATGGCGAGGAGCAGCACAGCGACCAACAGGAATACGACGATGAGGATGACGATCGGCGACACGAAGACGCCCGGTACGAGATTGATGAGGATGACGACAG TTTCATGTACtcggacgatgatgacgaaatCAACATGGCCAACGTCAGCTTGGGGCGTGAAATTCTTCAGGCCGTCCAAATGAATGATAGACGATCTAGCCAGCATCATCGTGGTCGCCGCCAGAGCCAGGAAGGGAAG AATCGTGCCCGAGAACCAGCCGCTGGTTCTAGGCAACAAAGCCCAACGCACGACCATAGCAATAGTACCGTAAGCGTTAGTTCGGGCGTGCTGGAGGACAGTGATTTCCTCGATGCCTGTCTCGAGGAAGCGTTCGTTAAGGAAGGCGACGAGGACAGTGAAGCATTCGATACACCT CGCAAATCGTCGGTTTCGTCAAATAGTTTTTCGTACCAGAAACCTTCGAACCAAGGTGGACGCTGTGCGCCTATCGTTGAGGAAGAGCGGAGCGAAAAAACCGCTGGAGACAAGCGCAAATCGAAAACACCGCGCAAGAGCACAGGGGCAGCCCATCCCGTCGACTACagcagcccggtccggtcggaaCTGCAGGTGAAACCGTCTGGTGATGACAGTATGGTCACCCTTGTCCACACGGTGAGCTTCTATcgtcgccagcagcaacagcaaagtgCGCTTACACCCCGCAAAGTACCTCGCACGCCTGTGGGACCGAAAGTACTAGCTTCCGGGGGTCTCCAAGCAGATGCGGTTGATTCAAACACCGCGGACTCGGATAATTCGGAAGATGAAAGCATTTCGAGCGCGGCAGAGTCGACCAGCACCAGTGGCACCACCGAGGAGAGTGCGTTTTTGGTGCAAGAGAAGGTCAAAAAGCTGCTGGACGAGGTGTGTAAACAGCAAACGGTCATTGCCCAGGCCAGTCAAGCGCTTAACCTGTGCGCGGCCACGATCGAGTTTTCTGGTTCCACGGAATCAGCCGAAGGGGAACGTCACCTGCTCGTGGCCA CTCACCGTCGGCAGGCTATTTTGGACGAAGTGCAAAGATTGCGCGTCGAAGGATGTCTACGACCGCCCGGTGCGCCGATGGAAAAGGGTCGCCTAACAGTAAAGGACATAACGTTGCCTCTTAAGCAAGAGTACATGCGCAAGCTCGGTGCAGATCAGATCAGTGGCCACAATTTGGTTTGTCTGCTGAAGTACAATGAAACGGTTTTGGCCACGCAAACGGCACCAACGCTACCGGGACTGCTATCGGTTCGATTTCCCGATGTGCTGCAGTTAAGCAATGTGTTTGCCGATTTTAAG ATAACGATGGAAATATATGGAATGCCGGCCTCCCGGGAGGTTCTTCCGCACGAAATTAAGTACCATATAGCGATGggaaagaagaaggaaggaaaactgTTGCTCCACACTCCGAAGGGCGTCAAGAGCAATTCACGGTTGATCATGCCCCCCGTGCAGTCACCGGCAGGTCCTCAAGCAGTCCGTTCGCCTTCGCTGGCCCTGTATGGGTTCATCATTTTCTCGCTGAAGGAAATTCAGCGCACCAGTTGGACGCTTAATCCAATTTCCGGCTGTGCCAGCCCACTGGAGGGCATAGTGAACATGCGAGTGAACTGCGAGCTAGCTGTTACGGTCGATTATCACGGATTTCTCACCATGTACGAAGACGTTTCGGGACTCGGGGCTTGGCATCGGAGGTGGTGTCGATTGCAGCGTCATACGATCAACTACTGGAAGTACCCGGATGATGAGCGTCGCAAGGCACCGATCGGAAGCATTGACCTGCAGGGTTGCTCTACGGAGCGGCGAGTGACCGTGGCGCCCAGGGACATTTGCTCGCGCCTCAATACACTAATGCTGGAGTTTCCGCGACCGGCGCGCGAGGATGATGTGGATTCGCTGAAGATTGTACGCCGCGGCAAAACAACCATCGAAAG ATACCTTTTGTCGGCCGATTCGAAGGAGGAACGGGATGAATGGTGCGTCCATTTGAACAAAACGCTCGCCCTACTGAAAGCCTGGGGTTCCAACCATACCTCCAGTTAG